The Drosophila nasuta strain 15112-1781.00 chromosome 2R, ASM2355853v1, whole genome shotgun sequence genome segment AGTGAGGTGTCAATGGCGGCACTGGCGACCCACCAGATTCTTCGGACGGTGTTTTCGAAAATAGATTACCGCCCAGCTCTGATACCAGAGTGATTGGCGAGCTAAATATATGATTCGATTTGCATCCATCCAATAGATATAGTTAacatttgttgtaattgtgtgtgtgtgtgttagtgttagTGTGAAAATGTGTATGAGTTAAATGTGTGAAAAGCATAAGTTCAAATTATGTTTTGCAAAAGCAGCCGATCCGCATTAACCGAAGGTaagcattatttttgtttttttcattttttggtttttgttgacaacgaaataaagaaatttgtGGCACCAATTATAGATTATATAGTAATTAATTAGGCTGAGAGTTTGTTGCATTGtgagttttgcatttgcgcACCTTGAGAATACTTTCGAAAATACGCTTTGATTGGAATCGCCCGTGTTGGGCGCCGAATCAGTGTCCGCCGACTTGTTCAAGCTGCCGCCAGCGCTGGGCGGGGCACCGCCCTCGCCTGTGAGTCCCTCCACCCAGGTCAATGGATACGAGAGGCGTTTTAGCATCTGCAAATAAGAAtgtgtaaatttaaaataatcttcatttaatttgcaattatgcTCACCTTGTTCTTCTTGTCGGCCTGCTTGTCACcagctgcagcggctgctgcggcagctgcCTGCGCCTGTTGAGCTGCCTCATCGTCCACGCTGAAGCTCACGCTCGAGGTCTTCTTGCGAGTGCCGCCTGCATCCAAGCTCTGGCCCAGTATTGTGCTGCGTGGCGGCGATTCGCAGAAGTGCGTCGGCACAATGGTCTTCGGTGGTACCCAATCGGAGCTGAGCACGATGTCAGCGTCACTATAAACGGTTTTCTTTGGTATCGGCTGTATTGTGGGTATGGGCTCGCGAATATCGATGCCCGAATCGTAGCAAGACTGCTTCGATAGCTGCTCCAGATGCTCCAAATCAATGCCAGCTGGTGGCAACACGCCTGGCGGCAAGCCAACAGCGCCAGTTGCACTTGCAGCCGATGCCGAAGAGGCTGCTGTAGCGGCTGCAGCACCAGCAATTGCGGCAGCAACTCCACCGCTAAGCGAACTGGTTGCCGAGTGGACTGCATCCTGCTGGACTCGTGCGCCGCTGTCGACGGTGATGTTGGACTCGTTATCGGCCTCGTCTTCCGATGATCTTCGGGAATTAGACAAATAATAGCTGAGTATTTTGCGAGTTATGTTTGGGTTTTTGGGTTCGTGGTTGGTGGGTGGATTGGTGAGATGTACAGGTAACATTTACAGGTGGCACAGGTGTGTggtgtgtatatatacatttgtgtatggatgtgtgtttgttgtgtggcGTGAGAAGCGTAAATCACAATTGGCAATATATTATGTAAATTAGGAACGAACGTTGCGGATtgatatatgaaaataaaaaagcacaaaataaacatattgaacaatacaaattattaacaaacgtattttgttgttgaacaaagaaacaaagaaCACAACTACAGCAAGCTGAGATACTAACCGATCTTTGCTCGGAATGGCCCAGTGATGATCCAAAAGACTCTTACGACGCTCCTCAAGCGTGCTACGTGTGTTTGTCAGGCCGAGCGTTTTCTTTTCATCCTCCTCATCGTGAGCGTCAGTCTTAGCGCTATCTTTGGCTTCCGTTGATGTATCCTGCAAGTGCAAAAGCGTCAGTTTAGTTTGTAATTCCCTTATGTGGATGGTTGACTTACCTCGACACGTTCACGCTCAAAGGCCTTGGGAAAGGCGTCGCCGTCGCGACCAGTGCTGGAGCAAAGCGACTCCTGATCATCGGTGATTTCCAGCGAGCCAATTTCCGctgtcaaatgcaaattgtataatttgtaAAAGCTTTTAATTGATAATGTATCGAGCTTACTCTCCAAACGCTTGGTCTCGATGTCCGCCTGCTGCTCGCTCAACTCCTTGGAGTCCTCCTCAACTAATACTGGTTTGGGATAATAGATCTCTGGCTTCTCGGCCTCAGCACCGCTGCTGGCAGCAACACTCGGTCCAGCGCCGCCAGCGACTCGCATATGGGCAATGTCATGAAAGATGGCCGCATTCACAACCAAATCCATAGGTGCAATAACGCCATAGCTTTCGGGACCGTGCTCGATCACCAGTGGATCACTGACATTAGGATCAAACATGACAGCATTGCGTGTGACGAGCAGCACGCCACCAACAACACCTTGGCCATCGGTAATGTGTCGCACATTGATCTTGAGAAAACGTTGTGTAATCACAGGATCATCGCTCTTGTCGGCATTCTCCTCAGCCTGGCTGTTGCTaaagctgttgctgccgaCGACCCGCTCGATGTGTCCGGGCTTCGGGGAGCCGGGACGCAGGCCCTCAAGTATATCTGTAAGATAGAGTATTTGGcgtaaatacatatttggAAAGTGGAATCCAAATTGGCGTTGCGTTTGCGTTGGCGTTGCGCtgtgattttcttttttgtctttATCAGACTGATAAGATAGCAGTGTGCTGGGCCTGTGGCTGGAAGTGGGCTTCAGCCCACGGGGTAGAAATTGATTTATGTgatatttagtttaaaattaaatctcTCTAAATGCGCGCCATGTGACAATTAAAAACTTGATGATGAAGTGCGCTGCAAATTTGCAACTCGTGTCTGAGCACTGTGGCTGCTTGAAAGACTGACTCCCCCATCTGTGTCTGGCGACCAATAAgaaaattttcgacaaatTAGCACACATCACCATATAACCaaataagcaaatattattattataatagaaGAGAATGACCTCCGTTTCGCCAAAAGACAGCGGTGTGCATGTTGATCAGGCTCACTTCCTTTATGCGTTACCAACACTTGCACTTGCCACtacacaatatttttaaagtgcgATGTGGCCAATAAACTAGGGCCaacagtttttcttttgtattatCTCTCTTGTTTACgcgacacacacaaaaacaaataaaatagcGCAAGTGTCACGAATAATTCTCGACCAAACCAGGGCTGCACAGTAACAGCAGCTGGTTGGCACTTCACAGCTGTTGTTAACAGACAGTGAACGAGTGTTGTTCAGAGCTGTTAATAACAGCATTGCCAACTATCATGCAGAGCGCGGCACCCAATTTGAAAACAGGGAAACCAAAgtttatatgtgtatgtgtatgagtgtaagctgataatcaaaataaaagcgaaaaagcGGCAAAATGAGCTTCAATATCATCGCACCAATTGCACCATTTCCATCAGTAGCGTCGCTTACCTTTCTCCTGCTTGCTCTCATCGCTAGACAACTTGCGCTCTATGGGACTCGACTTGCCGGAGATGCTGCCGCCTCCACCGCCGCCCCCTTCATTCGTTCCCGTCGAACTGGTCGAGGCATCGTCTTTGGCACTCTTATCGGGCACCAACAGCTGCTGGCCCGGGTAGATAAACGAGCTGTTTAAGCGATTCAAATGTGTTAGCTCCGATGGTGTCGTATCGAAACGTGCCGCCACCGAGGTCAGTGTGTCGCGATTTCCCACGGTATAGGAAATGGTGGGTATGGTGGGCAATGAAGACTTTTGCTCTGTGAATAAAGAAACGTTAACTGTTAATTAACATCCGACACAACCTAATACAGTTtcaaatgcaagcaacaattAATGTGCAATGCGCGCATGTTATCATAATTACTTGgcagaactttttttttttttgggcaattgCTCGAAGACCACGAATTTGTCATCGGGGCGCAGACGCGAATAAATTACGCCAGTTGTGATGGCATCCTGTGCAATTTGTGCGAATTGACGGCACAAATAGATGACAGCAAAATCATTGCTGGTCACTGATGTTGTCTCAAATGCATTCACTTTCTGATTTACATTCTTTTGCCAGTAAATTTCTACATATTCTAACATTTTGAAcactttatttgtttaaatgtaCAGTATTTGCATCAATACAAGAAACGATTGTGCGCTATCGTCATCTCACAGTGGCCGactaataattacttttgAACCTTTTATCGCACGTccttctctttttctcttttgcaaTTCGAATTCGGATTTCGACGTTGACGGTACACCAACAACATTGTCGCTAGCAgctgaccaaaaaaaaaaaataaataaaaagacgCTATCGCTGCACTCGAAATTTGTCGATTCTGCGTTTTTTGTTGGTACGTCAAAATCAAACAACGaacataatgaaaacaaatgatcgaccaaacaaattgaataaaagacttgtttattttaaattgataagAGGCTCTTATCACAGTGTGATTGTTATTGATATAGTTCTATGACTCACTAATTATTGCATAGATAACGTTTATTTTCCATgttatgtaataataatattaaacactttaatgcaatatttcgaaattttaAAGCTGCCGTTAAATGAAGGTGGTGATGGCACTATCGATGTATGAATATacgtttttaattgttttttaaaaagctttatatatttttgactgCTTCCCACTGATCAAAAACAGtagtttttgaaaaaattcaaaatgcgaaaaaaaaatctagTAACGGCACTTTCTATTCATTGTTTTCCATATCTACCGGCAAGTGTGTttctttgtttacatttacTTCGCTTTGCTCTTCTATCGAAACGTGCGTTAACAGTACTGCTCGCTGTTATCTAACAGTACGTGCGCAGCCAACTTAGTGTTGAGCTTCCCCATAAAAAGGACAGATGGCGCTAGTGTGCTATTTGCAAGTTCGCGCGCTATTTAAATGTcaacaaatagaaataaatacttaCTTGACAGTTTGTCGACACTCTCAAAGCGCTGCTCAACTTTCGAGCGCAATGAATCCAAATCGAAAGGCGCTGCAAGGCCATGATCCACACTGCGTGATTTGCTCCTGTAATGCAGacataaagaaaaaaagaaaaaaaacacgtGACAAAGCACGAAACggttgttaaatttaattagagaATATAAAGTCGTAAATCGATAGCAACTTGTTGGCTGCGATCTTTATCACTTACAAATTTTGCAGCTCAAATTGCGGCCATAACTAgctaataacaatttatttatttatatgtatgttgttaTTTTGAAAGCTGCGTgtaatgtttttgtttatctgGCAATCAACAATCGAGGAGTGACCAAAAATGGCAAACGACGACgcattttgaaaatttcgcgtttatgttttttttttgctttttgttttttagtttgttgtgttttttgtttaaccGAGTTAACCTTTAAATGCTTTCGATTTGTGGCGACACGTCACGAGTTCGCTTGTCCTCAGAATTCACTACAATTTTCACAAGCAGGCCTTCAAACAAATAGTTAATCCAAACTCTAGCTACTATTACTACATTTCTAATCAATATGGAGGAATATTCACGCGAACCGTGTCCATTTCGCATTGTCGAGGATTGTGGTGGCGCCTTTGCCATGGGCTTTGTGGGCGGCTCAATCTTTCAGGCCATTAAGGGATTTCGCAATGCACCCTGCGGCGTGCAACGTCGTCTGGCCGGTGGCATGGCCGCGGTGCGAGCACGTGCCGCATTGGTTGGTGGCAGCTTTGCCATTTGGGGCGGCACCTTCAGTGCCATCGATTGCACATTGGTCTACGGTCGCGGCAAGGAAGATCCATGGAATTCAATCATTAGTGGTGCAGCCACTGGCGGTGTGCTTGCAGCACGTGGAGGTACGTCAATGAATACGTAGTTGCAAATGTAAATGTGTTGCAAGCAAGGTCATTGAATAATTGAATGCACTTCGATTTGCTGCTGAAAATCAATTTCGTTTTCGATTACGATTTCGCAGGTGTCACCGCAATGCTGAGCAGTGCTTTAGTTGGAGGCGTGTTGCTCGCGCTCATAGAGGGCGCCAGTATTGCCGTCTCGCACTATACGGCCGATAACTATCGCCAGATATCGGTGGTGGAACGCATGCAGCTTTACAATGACCGTCAGATGCGtcagctgaagcagcagcagcaacagcttgcCAGCTTCTATGCGGAGCCAAATGAGGCAAGTCGGAACGCATTTGAAATggatttttaattgcttttttttttctctgtttgcGTTTATTTTGCAGGGCAACTCGATGCCGGCTTAGAAACTTGTCGCGTCGCGTCACCGATTGACAACAAACATTGAATACAaatctttcttttctttacaatttattttgaacatttttatttatttagctattttttgttttgtcatttTTGGCTTGCAGATGCCTCGAAATTGAATAGAGACACACcaatctcgctctctctctcgttccattaatattcatttgaCGTGCAATTCAAGCTTTTgtcttttgtatttgtttttttttagaatattcTGTAGATTTTTTATATGCCGCGCGTTGTCACGGAATTTTTGATGGCTGTTGATGACGACGTTGATATCGAGCTTCCTAGCGCCAAGTTTGTAACCACTCAAGCACAATCGAGTCAACCGCCacccaacaaaaacaaaaaaaaaaaaaccgacaCCACACGCCATATTTAGCTTGGCATGTGTCGCACATTTAACTATTGCTTTGATTTATCATATTcgtaattttcattttccatttcgaATTGAACTCctaattgttaaataattgaatCTTAACTTTCTATTCGTATTCATCTTGCATTTGTGATATCTTAAAGTCACTTCTATTTTAGTCGTAACTATCtttagatacatttgtatctgcGTCTTTTTGTGTGGCATTTTTGATTGACAAAATTAATTTCCGCCGTGGCAACATTCTGTCATCCGTTGAGTGGCAAGCTGAGGAAGtctttattcgattttatttatgttgtggCTGCTTCAAATTGAATAACTGATTTGACAGCTTGCTGTTAACTATTTTGATATACGTAATAATGTTATTTGCTACACTTGGTAGATAAAACTACTAGAATTCAGACCAGCATAGTGTTAAGATTGTATTCAAATCATATCTGAGTTGTATAATTcattatgaatataaataaagatcGCATTTGTTGACAGATTTTGGGATATATGCTCATGATCATGACAATCAGGTTTTCGTCGCTTATTTTTAGCTTGTTTTTAAGGCATTCAATTGAACTACAATGAGCATATCTTTGTATGCATATTagctaatttgcataatttatcaGATTAAACGTGCCTCTAAAGATACAATTGTATCTTTTTATTGCCTCTGGCTAAAAGTATCTTCGATGCAAATGTTATTTCTACCATCAGTATTTCAAGGGACTTTACAATAGAGAGCTATCGTTCATtggcataaattatttaaaaaacaaaaatgagaataaagaatatgaaaattatttgcgCGTGTCTTAGCAAAGTGCGATGGCAATTAGCGAAACCAACTGCCGATAACCGTAATTGAATATCAATGAtaaaaaagataaacaaaaaatggaaattatttattcaattctAGTATTTATACGCTAAGGCAGCTGACACTGAGGAGAGGAAGaacctctctctatctctttctctctttgtaGTCTGCagataaatagtaaataattatttagcGCACATTTGTTGcgcttttgtatttattgtaatactaTGTATTATTTATCGCAATTGCCATGACAATTTCGCCATTGAGTTacgcttttgccttttgtcaTTTAAAAGttcacttatttatttattcattttaattaattgcgcagctgaaatatatttcacaaatCAAACAAACTTCGTCGCGCCGTTCGAGGCCTTCTAGGCCTATTTACGCGTAATTTTACCTGGACGCATGAACTTCATTACGAAAACagtaataaaaaacaataacaaaaacaataacaataaagaagtacaacaacaaacgctAAACTGGACGAGCCCAGAGAAACAACTGTGTTTGATTTGTAAGTTGCGACATTTGACGAAGGCgacacaaattattttattttattttcttttctttttttgttttttttttttctgtttattaaGTTCACAATGCTCGCAGGAATTCAATTTGCTCagatgttttttgtttttaggtGGAAAAGTATCATatcgttttgttttatttttgtatgaatTTATTTAGAGTAGAGcaaatatcaataattatgTGGCACATAGTTCATTGTTCAGTGTCTGCACAAGTCTagccttcttttttttttttattttgatggtttttgtttattttgcacatTCCTTTGGCACATGATTTGAAGGCAGTAGCAAATTGGGGAATGCCACATGTCGAAACTTGAAGTAATTCGCAAGAAGGTTGAGTAATTCGAGTGGTTTTAGATATAGCTACTGTTGTACTTATAAGAttgttatatttgttgtaCTGCTTGAGTTAAGTGAAATACCTTTGTCAGTTCTTTAATGTCTTTCTAACATACTATAAAGGTCATCGAGTGCAACTATTAAACTTTATTTCACTAATAAAACTTTGAATGGAGTAACCATTAAGAATACTAAATTcaaagttaataaatttagctttcatgaatgaattatatttaaattgatttgaataattttactgaacttttctttataaaaaatatttctgttATATTTATAAGATTGTTGGATTTGTTGTACTGTTAAGGGAAATACTTTTGTCAGTTCTTTAATGTCTTTCTTTAAACTCCATAGAGTGCAACTATTGAACtttatttaagtaataaaaatttaaatactgaaaccattaaaaatactgtatttaaagttaataaattaaactttaaaattttatttaaattgaatagaGACCtttattgaacttttttttataaatataatttctgtTATACCTATACTATTGTGTAACATTCAAAGAAccgttattttaatttgtgtcataagaaattaaatattcaaatgcaaatctcGTAAATTCTCTTTTATCTGTTTCTTTATTTCCCAGTGTCAACGTCTTATTAAATGAGAAATTCATGGTTTAAAAAGACTAGAATTTTGGAGAAACCTGATTGACAGAAATGACACAGTTTACGCTACTTTATTGTGTTAACTTTTTGCTGCCATCATCAAAAGTTATTCTTGTAGAAAAGCGGTTATTGGTTGTATGTTCATATCATTATCAAATTCGAATATTTCTGAACTATATATTGAATAGTCAATTGAATGTAATCATTCGCCACAGATCAAAAGTGAGATTAAACcacaaaaaagtatgaaagtATGCAAACAGAAAAGAGCTACCAGAAGGCAATAAAAGTGTAAGGTAAGAAGTGAATGTTTATCGACTACTGATACTCTTACTCATTTCTGAACACACACTCGTGTTCTATTCATATCTTATCAATAAACTCGCTTCGCGTTGCATTAATGTTTACTTAAGATATTTTCGGCCctgggcaacaacaagagtgaCGAGTAGCAAGCAAGAAAGGCGTTAAGCCTCTTGGCTTTGGTAATGACAAGTGGCAAGAAGGCAACTAGAAGGTTGCATGCAGTTCACTTCAGTTCGGTTGACTCTGTTGTCTCACTGACACCATTCGACTACCAGACCACCAGCATGGCATTGCCTCGACATCTGACTTCTGTAATGTCAACAACACTTCTGCacctcaacacacacaacaacattGTTCTTCGCCTCTTGCTGATTTCAGACTTACGTAAAACAATTTGTCGAGTTGTGtttgatttgttattaatGATTCATATGCTCAAAGTGCGCCTAGAAGAGTGACGAACCGTTAAGTGTCTAATGCATAATGTATTTCATGACTGCACTTCAAGTGTACTCGACTAAAGATACCCTTTACAACGCAATTAACTAGAGTAGTAAATAGTATTTACAAAGAAGGAAAAGAGTTGATAAGTTTAAGTATTATACTATTTCTtacattttattcacatttcttTACTATATAAAAGTGCGTCTGATTGATAAATCTCAAATTCTCATCTCTTTTGCAAGTCACTGCGTAACTAGCAGATACCCTGTATCTGTTCATAGATAAATCGATTGTGTCAAAAG includes the following:
- the LOC132784618 gene encoding oxidation resistance protein 1 isoform X12, producing MSRENSPRHGSIRRHLNNRDSPAGSSPGSPHHHSNHHYHHQHQHQHHQQQPPIMEHATGAPISTSASNIATVLEDGENPILPPLSGSGPSRQRSLRDRLKDGITGSFSWQSKSRSVDHGLAAPFDLDSLRSKVEQRFESVDKLSKQKSSLPTIPTISYTVGNRDTLTSVAARFDTTPSELTHLNRLNSSFIYPGQQLLVPDKSAKDDASTSSTGTNEGGGGGGGSISGKSSPIERKLSSDESKQEKDILEGLRPGSPKPGHIERVVGSNSFSNSQAEENADKSDDPVITQRFLKINVRHITDGQGVVGGVLLVTRNAVMFDPNVSDPLVIEHGPESYGVIAPMDLVVNAAIFHDIAHMRVAGGAGPSVAASSGAEAEKPEIYYPKPVLVEEDSKELSEQQADIETKRLETEIGSLEITDDQESLCSSTGRDGDAFPKAFERERVEDTSTEAKDSAKTDAHDEEDEKKTLGLTNTRSTLEERRKSLLDHHWAIPSKDRSSEDEADNESNITVDSGARVQQDAVHSATSSLSGGVAAAIAGAAAATAASSASAASATGAVGLPPGVLPPAGIDLEHLEQLSKQSCYDSGIDIREPIPTIQPIPKKTVYSDADIVLSSDWVPPKTIVPTHFCESPPRSTILGQSLDAGGTRKKTSSVSFSVDDEAAQQAQAAAAAAAAAGDKQADKKNKMLKRLSYPLTWVEGLTGEGGAPPSAGGSLNKSADTDSAPNTGDSNQSVFSKVFSSSPITLVSELGGNLFSKTPSEESGGSPVPPLTPHSTHSEGHMTYGRSSIGTFIRPHSSEGTASSTKLKESKPQPPKLDYRSMVSMDDKPELFISVDKLIPRPARACSDPPLYFRLRMGKPIGKAIPQGTTVMSYGKNKLRAEYWFSVPKNRVDELYRFINTWVKHLYGELDEEQIKARGFELIQEDTEWTKSGTIKSGYSGSQDGEEIGDLTRESWELLKAPFAKTYKIIKTASHAASHDLELLGGEVLSMSTDEYRKTSLFATGSFELDFPIPDLIGKTEILTEEHREKLCAHLPARAEGYSWSLIFSTSQHGFALNSLYRKMARLESPVLIVIEDTEHNVFGALTSCSLHVSDHFYGTGESLLYKFNPSFKVFHWTGENMYFIKGNMESLSIGAGDGRFGLWLDGDLNQGRSQHCSTYGNEPLAPQEDFVIKTLECWAFV
- the LOC132784618 gene encoding uncharacterized protein LOC132784618 isoform X4, yielding MSVIDSGKYRLRKDWASASIPSLVNIDEHVDGDGETEPSMSITAPLPPQKPPRRSSLALGLFSSKSDKSQKRRSSIAVSFLRRDSNKNSAKDSYESAVRSEKSDGSATPTNSPEIVYSSEENIRASSPNEPGKLTYFEDGTQSRAVVQQGMNPYELPPNDRQRRRRSSLQTKLDRHRRKKMEFINQRSLDSNMMHSESHGDLTNDSMAVNGSSAGGMSSYANDDDEDDIVDPNHAGYFPREKRHSWWNIFVPDNFKNRSRRASQDVSSLSRSVDNLAIPVRRSKSRSVDHGLAAPFDLDSLRSKVEQRFESVDKLSKQKSSLPTIPTISYTVGNRDTLTSVAARFDTTPSELTHLNRLNSSFIYPGQQLLVPDKSAKDDASTSSTGTNEGGGGGGGSISGKSSPIERKLSSDESKQEKDILEGLRPGSPKPGHIERVVGSNSFSNSQAEENADKSDDPVITQRFLKINVRHITDGQGVVGGVLLVTRNAVMFDPNVSDPLVIEHGPESYGVIAPMDLVVNAAIFHDIAHMRVAGGAGPSVAASSGAEAEKPEIYYPKPVLVEEDSKELSEQQADIETKRLETEIGSLEITDDQESLCSSTGRDGDAFPKAFERERVEDTSTEAKDSAKTDAHDEEDEKKTLGLTNTRSTLEERRKSLLDHHWAIPSKDRYYLSNSRRSSEDEADNESNITVDSGARVQQDAVHSATSSLSGGVAAAIAGAAAATAASSASAASATGAVGLPPGVLPPAGIDLEHLEQLSKQSCYDSGIDIREPIPTIQPIPKKTVYSDADIVLSSDWVPPKTIVPTHFCESPPRSTILGQSLDAGGTRKKTSSVSFSVDDEAAQQAQAAAAAAAAAGDKQADKKNKMLKRLSYPLTWVEGLTGEGGAPPSAGGSLNKSADTDSAPNTGDSNQSVFSKVFSSSPITLVSELGGNLFSKTPSEESGGSPVPPLTPHSTHSEGHMTYGRSSIGTFIRPHSSEGTASSTKLKESKPQPPKLDYRSMVSMDDKPELFISVDKLIPRPARACSDPPLYFRLRMGKPIGKAIPQGTTVMSYGKNKLRAEYWFSVPKNRVDELYRFINTWVKHLYGELDEEQIKARGFELIQEDTEWTKSGTIKSGYSGSQDGEEIGDLTRESWEVLSMSTDEYRKTSLFATGSFELDFPIPDLIGKTEILTEEHREKLCAHLPARAEGYSWSLIFSTSQHGFALNSLYRKMARLESPVLIVIEDTEHNVFGALTSCSLHVSDHFYGTGESLLYKFNPSFKVFHWTGENMYFIKGNMESLSIGAGDGRFGLWLDGDLNQGRSQHCSTYGNEPLAPQEDFVIKTLECWAFV
- the LOC132784618 gene encoding oxidation resistance protein 1 isoform X16, with protein sequence MHTAVFWRNGDILEGLRPGSPKPGHIERVVGSNSFSNSQAEENADKSDDPVITQRFLKINVRHITDGQGVVGGVLLVTRNAVMFDPNVSDPLVIEHGPESYGVIAPMDLVVNAAIFHDIAHMRVAGGAGPSVAASSGAEAEKPEIYYPKPVLVEEDSKELSEQQADIETKRLETEIGSLEITDDQESLCSSTGRDGDAFPKAFERERVEDTSTEAKDSAKTDAHDEEDEKKTLGLTNTRSTLEERRKSLLDHHWAIPSKDRSSEDEADNESNITVDSGARVQQDAVHSATSSLSGGVAAAIAGAAAATAASSASAASATGAVGLPPGVLPPAGIDLEHLEQLSKQSCYDSGIDIREPIPTIQPIPKKTVYSDADIVLSSDWVPPKTIVPTHFCESPPRSTILGQSLDAGGTRKKTSSVSFSVDDEAAQQAQAAAAAAAAAGDKQADKKNKMLKRLSYPLTWVEGLTGEGGAPPSAGGSLNKSADTDSAPNTGDSNQSVFSKVFSSSPITLVSELGGNLFSKTPSEESGGSPVPPLTPHSTHSEGHMTYGRSSIGTFIRPHSSEGTASSTKLKESKPQPPKLDYRSMVSMDDKPELFISVDKLIPRPARACSDPPLYFRLRMGKPIGKAIPQGTTVMSYGKNKLRAEYWFSVPKNRVDELYRFINTWVKHLYGELDEEQIKARGFELIQEDTEWTKSGTIKSGYSGSQDGEEIGDLTRESWELLKAPFAKTYKIIKTASHAASHDLELLGGEVLSMSTDEYRKTSLFATGSFELDFPIPDLIGKTEILTEEHREKLCAHLPARAEGYSWSLIFSTSQHGFALNSLYRKMARLESPVLIVIEDTEHNVFGALTSCSLHVSDHFYGTGESLLYKFNPSFKVFHWTGENMYFIKGNMESLSIGAGDGRFGLWLDGDLNQGRSQHCSTYGNEPLAPQEDFVIKTLECWAFV
- the LOC132784618 gene encoding oxidation resistance protein 1 isoform X13; this encodes MQNIMITSQQYWSRRASQDVSSLSRSVDNLAIPVRRSKSRSVDHGLAAPFDLDSLRSKVEQRFESVDKLSKQKSSLPTIPTISYTVGNRDTLTSVAARFDTTPSELTHLNRLNSSFIYPGQQLLVPDKSAKDDASTSSTGTNEGGGGGGGSISGKSSPIERKLSSDESKQEKDILEGLRPGSPKPGHIERVVGSNSFSNSQAEENADKSDDPVITQRFLKINVRHITDGQGVVGGVLLVTRNAVMFDPNVSDPLVIEHGPESYGVIAPMDLVVNAAIFHDIAHMRVAGGAGPSVAASSGAEAEKPEIYYPKPVLVEEDSKELSEQQADIETKRLETEIGSLEITDDQESLCSSTGRDGDAFPKAFERERVEDTSTEAKDSAKTDAHDEEDEKKTLGLTNTRSTLEERRKSLLDHHWAIPSKDRYYLSNSRRSSEDEADNESNITVDSGARVQQDAVHSATSSLSGGVAAAIAGAAAATAASSASAASATGAVGLPPGVLPPAGIDLEHLEQLSKQSCYDSGIDIREPIPTIQPIPKKTVYSDADIVLSSDWVPPKTIVPTHFCESPPRSTILGQSLDAGGTRKKTSSVSFSVDDEAAQQAQAAAAAAAAAGDKQADKKNKMLKRLSYPLTWVEGLTGEGGAPPSAGGSLNKSADTDSAPNTGDSNQSVFSKVFSSSPITLVSELGGNLFSKTPSEESGGSPVPPLTPHSTHSEGHMTYGRSSIGTFIRPHSSEGTASSTKLKESKPQPPKLDYRSMVSMDDKPELFISVDKLIPRPARACSDPPLYFRLRMGKPIGKAIPQGTTVMSYGKNKLRAEYWFSVPKNRVDELYRFINTWVKHLYGELDEEQIKARGFELIQEDTEWTKSGTIKSGYSGSQDGEEIGDLTRESWELLKAPFAKTYKIIKTASHAASHDLELLGGEVLSMSTDEYRKTSLFATGSFELDFPIPDLIGKTEILTEEHREKLCAHLPARAEGYSWSLIFSTSQHGFALNSLYRKMARLESPVLIVIEDTEHNVFGALTSCSLHVSDHFYGTGESLLYKFNPSFKVFHWTGENMYFIKGNMESLSIGAGDGRFGLWLDGDLNQGRSQHCSTYGNEPLAPQEDFVIKTLECWAFV